In a single window of the Oscarella lobularis chromosome 2, ooOscLobu1.1, whole genome shotgun sequence genome:
- the LOC136183824 gene encoding protein mono-ADP-ribosyltransferase PARP4-like isoform X1: MSVFAKRQIALELSSFLPWKKKQEIRKKITSNGGTISYVVTKQTDFLVLGDPGTRSDVSYKARTATKYGIPVVSLDFIDECIGAKKIVDSDQFVVVGTTKSQQFGTGKIVVGDHHHNRQKVRISKNRPTFVGVNLNKIKTWSPGEEGPHHYDEEKAEVVKHSLLSFIDSRAKVTHFFSIEFHVTSEDSESPYRIFTQSGNVANEFESVAECRYFSNATEAEHVYTLLYQQHLKPPHNMKKTEFLSRNIGSKQLKKLNAELRVGALKDDSTLNPTICDLVNYIWESANGQLSSLLRVPVESIQPENVRKAQSILLAVRRALDDTNTCPNDLRKLTRDFYDVIPHADTSDVIDTKLKLARKRDLCQLIDDVVSVGESTDWAVRTSAAAKLRALRCDIQHLNDDDDEYEQVKKLVIDMDKRGVGIDVCNVFSLHRPAEDCSFSREIGNERLLFHASQVENYVGILSRGLLMPKIVVDDYGGKRTDPGMLGSGIYFADASSTSATYSNPGNGRRGTRLMLIGEVALGKVYDTDSKCLDMTSPPDRFNSVHAIQNTDETPSQFQNDEYAIYSTNQQRLRYLVEFTLPGDVTHTEDSSHESENDSESETNPISSTPIEIDLSDVKNIIDPLSKVEAGLIGSGKASIPLESVHVRATLLDLAARVIVLQSYRNKNAEPIEAKFVFPLDDMAAVCGFEAFINGKHIVGEVKEKEQAHKEYKEAISKGHGAYLMDEETPDVFTVSVGNLPPDASVLIKITYVAELAVEGESVAFSLPGSVAPWKKKDALSEITQSDVKTVKVEKEHTGDLSVQVAVEMPFDIRNVQSPTHKIKVKQTATKSMIELCPGQTLDGGFQVFISLAEIHVPRMWIEEQPETEHRACMLTFYPDFEADLDPFYDVIFVLDASNSMKGSAINDARKLVLLALHHLPDKCYFNIISFGSTFDELFPSCQPKNKETLASALDFIKTCQPSLGNTDFWRPYRSLYVTAPPRDSQSTPRNVFLFSDGHVNEEESTLIALKKGAQRCRLFAFGVGSSPNRHYLRSMAQVGGGHAEFFDGKAKSKWERKVKRQLSKAGQPVLTSVSVAWQQFNADAPKPIQAPAEIVSLFSGSRQVVYGFVENCTMATLKAEIGGKEVSTMVSTSELSMTTGKILHQLTARALIRDWEEGSLSADRMEHEIVKSTRKSYIINLSKEYSIVTQFTSFVAVEHRDENERFQKPSGPSIEELVSREDIDILPYMGWDEDEKTDASQLSPEDLVRSELEEGKKSEDFFVLQAERSYEKAVDVAKESLDPHHPLRLQACLALANFLNGIKLDKKAALSLSKQAFDDAISQLDSLSDASYKDSTLLMEQLKDFLWKLSPSEVLGCLVVRGDRPDVSAVASFDIKKRRLSAGQLVARSAQPPPPPPPPLPPPSSLPPSEDLIDDLFDMDYQSLVIDTGISSVKAGFAGDDAPRAEFPALVGRPRHQGVMVGMGQKDSYVGEEAVSKRGILTMRSPFELPRRVQKDTAAVAEKPKAKKKKNVSERRSHMLPVSDLMEETVSKESATDEIYDDVGASDDNFASYALKKEAVANETTVQYQQQQPLQGQKGALERSTNFAKKLKKAREIRLKKLLMEETEEIARAVAEFSLDESLDDFLALENKADLPVRSSKGARMAYEGRVDQQPKIQMFQEQIAATEGILQQSIAMTSNVRFSNQKEELSRRASFQSSDDDDDNLYSVPAASPSYSPTSPVYAAVTPQLFAGKSLLKAKPRPKQAALPRKMKMMSRLSADSSVFPAPGAPPPPPAPSIASVAMRAAAAPRPPTSGRSTGAGPPPPPPPMLSMPQRRLAGGPPPPPSMLRRSTVDRSLDGLPPALEPSKEKAKEIDDGWIPARKMTSARRGVVAKESERRESDRDFDSRGGGRGDLLSQIKKGSSAKRAQTAPEEEIKRRYRFVSKLADKRDEDRQPTLFGGGGGGSRGGLLSQIKQGAKLKKSVEEKAQEASPKRQSAVEHLKASLSARRSAVETEKSTNQGWLGFVSLDDGEKEEEESSDWSGWSGSDAENEQENEAGEFEDEEKPKVLVTADSIPKIFSFQNQLGYWELNDSVCSLLGINCHSLLEQIHSAGIKSLGSTLYEDSLRLFATALVLVYLNLHFQSQFPMQSNIHFDVSKVDVKWRHRVQKAVDWFHETDRAIPSLCRRLELGSNYEAFARQILA; this comes from the exons ATGAGCGTCTTTGCCAAGCGCCAAATCGCGCTCGAACTCAGCAGCTTTCTCCCgtggaagaaaaagcagGAAATACGCAAGAAGATCACGTCGAACGGCGGCACGATATCGTACGTCGTGACGAAACAGACGGATTTTCTCGTTCTTGGCGATCCGGGAACGCGAAGCGACGTTTCGTACAAAGCGCGAACAGCTACAAAGTACGGAATACCCGTCGTATCGCTCGAtttcatcgacgaatgcattggagcgaagaaaatcgtcgattcggatcaattcgtcgtcgttggaacGACAAAATCGCAGCAATTCGGAACGGGAAAAATCGTCg ttGGAGATCATCATCATAATCGTCAAAAAGTTCGAatttcgaaaaatcgacCGACTTTTGTTGGCGTGAATTTGAACAAaatcaa aaCTTGGTCTCCTGGAGAAGAAGGACCTCATCATTAcgatgaagaaaaggcgGAAGTAGTCAAACATTCCTTACTAAGT TTTATTGATTCTAGAGCTAAAGTGACTCATTTCTTCTCCATTGAATTCCACGTGACCTCGGAGGATTCAGAGAGTCCCTATAGAATTTTCACTCAATCGGGAAATGTTGCAAACGAATTTGAAAGTGTTGCAGAATGTCGCTACTTTTCCAATGCAACGGAAGCGGAACACGTGTACACTCTCCTCTATCAACAACACCTAAAACCGCCACATAACATGAAAAAAACTGAATTCTTATCAAGAAACATCGGATCAAAACAACtgaaaaaa TTGAATGCCGAATTGAGAGTCGGCGCACTGAAAGACGACTCCACATTGAATCCAACTATCTGCGATCTCGTCAATTATATTTGGGAATCAGCCAATGGGCaactctcttctctcctccGTGTCCCAGTCGAATCCATTCAACCGGAAAACGTTCGCAAAGCCCAATCCATTCTCTTAGCCGTACGACGCGCGCTAGACGATACAAACACGTGCCCAAACGATCTACGCAAACTCACGCGAGAtttctatgacgtcatacctCACGCAGACACATCGGACGTTATTGATACCAAATTGAAATTAGCTAGGAAACGCGATTTGTGTCAGCtgatcgatgacgtcgtttccgttgGAGAATCCACGGATTGGGCCGTGAGAACGAGCGCAGCTGCAAAATTGAGAGCACTTCGTTGCGACATACAACACTtgaatgatgatgacgatgaatATGAACAAGTCAAAAAACTCGTCATTGACATGGATAAAag gggTGTTGGTATTGATGTTTGTaatgtcttttctttgcatCGACCCGCTGAAGACTGTTCGTTTTCAAGAGAAATTGGCAACgaacgtcttctctttcacGCGTCCCAAGTCGAAAACTACGTCGGAATATTATCTAG AGGATTGCTTATGCCGAAAATAGTTGTTGATGATTACGGAGGAAAAAGAACGGATCCGGGAATGCTGGGCTCTGGAATTTATTTCGCAGATGcttcaag TACAAGCGCCACTTATTCGAATCCCGGAAATGGACGTCGTGGCACTCGACTAATGCTCATTGGAGAAGTAGCATTGGGAAAAGTTTAC gATACGGACTCCAAGTGTCtcgatatgacgtcacctccGGATCGATTTAACAGCGTTCACGCCATTCAAAACACAGACGAAACCCCGTCGCAAtttcaaaacgacgaataCGCAATTTACAGCACAAATCAACAAAGACTAAG ATATCTCGTGGAATTCACTCTTcccggtgacgtcactcacACAGAAGACTCCTCCCACGAATCCGAAAACGATTCCGAATCAGAAACAAATCCCATCTCATCCACTCcaatcgaaatcgatttatccgacgtcaaaaatatTATTGATCCTTTGAGCAAAGTGGAAGCGGGTCTCATTGGTTCAGGAAAGGCGTCAATTCCACTGGAATCGGTCCACGTGCGTGCCACGCTTCTCGATCTCGCCGCACGCGTCATCGTTCTTCAGTCGTATCGCAACAAAAACGCGGAACCCATCGAAgcgaaattcgtctttcCGCTCGACGACATGGCGGCCGTTTGCGGCTTCGAAGCCTTTATCAACGGAAAACACATCGTTGGGGaagtgaaggagaaggaacAAGCGCACAAGGAGTATAAGGAAGCGATAAGTAAAGGACACGGCGCCTATTTGATGGACGAAGAAACTCCC GATGTTTTTACTGTGAGTGTTGGGAATCTTCCCCCGGATGCGAGCGTCCTGATTAAGATTACGTATGTGGCTGAATTGGCTGTGGAAGGGGAAAGtgtcgcgttttcgttgcCAGGGAGCGTTGCTCcatggaaaaagaaagacgctCTTAGCGAAATCACGCAA agtgacgtcaaaacggtGAAAGTTGAGAAGGAACATACTGG AGATTTGTCTGTTCAAGTTGCCGTCGAAATGCCTTTTGATATTCGAAACGTTCAATCTCCAACTCACaaaatcaaagtcaaa CAAACGGCTACAAAATCCATGATAGAGTTGTGTCCAGGTCAAACATTGGACGGCGGATTTCAAGTCTTTATTTCCCTAGCTGAAATTCACGTACCCCGTATGTGGATAGAAGAGCAACCGGAAACGGAGCACAGA GCTTGCATGCTCACTTTCTATCCGGACTTCGAAGCCGATTTAGATCcgttttatgacgtcattttcgtccTAGACGCTTCGAACTCGATGAAG GGTTCAGCTATAAATGACGCTCGCAAACTCGTACTTCTCGCTCTTCATCATCTCCCGGATAAATGCTATTTTAATATCATTTCATTTGGCTCAA cttTTGATGAACTATTTCCGTCGTGTCAAccgaaaaataaagaaactCTCGCTTCGGCTCTCGACTTCATAAAA acTTGTCAACCTTCGCTTGGAAATACGGATTTTTGGCGTCCTTATCGTTCTCTCTACGTCACGGCGCCCCCCCGCGACAGCCAATCAACGCCAAGAAacgttttcctcttttctGACGGTCACGTGAACGAAGAGGAATCCACGTTGATTGCCTTGAAAAAAGGAGCGCAGCGCTGTCGACTCTTCGCCTTCGGAGTTGG GAGTTCGCCGAATCGACATTATCTTCGTTCTATGGCTCAAGTGGGAGGCGGTCACGCCGAGTTCTTCGACGGCAAAGCGAAAAGCAAGTGGGAAAGAAAG GTAAAACGTCAACTCTCCAAAGCCGGGCAACCCGTCTTGACGTCAGTCAGTGTCGCGTGGCAACAATTCAACGCCGACGCTCCCAAACCCATTCAG GCTCCGGCGGAAATTGTGTCGCTCTTTAGCGGCTCTCGACAAGTCGTCTATGGGTTTGTGGAAAATTGCACTATG GCAACTTTGAAAGCCGAAataggaggaaaagaagtctCCACGATGGTTTCGACATCAGAACTCAGCATGACTACAGGAAAA attCTTCATCAGCTGACTGCTCGCGCTCTGATTCGTGATTGGGAAGAGGGAAGCCTTTCGGCAGACAGAATGGAACACGaa ATTGTCAAAAGCACCCGGAAGTCGTACATCATCAACTTGAGCAAAGAATATTCGATAGTGACGCAATTTACGAGTTTCGTAGCCGTGGAACATCGAGACGAA AATGAACGCTTTCAGAAACCAAGCGGTCCTTCCATAGAAGAACTCGTCTCGCGAGAAGACATCGATATATTGCCATATATGGGATGGGATGAGGACGAAAAAACGGACGCTTCTCAACTT TCTCCTGAGGATTTGGTTCGCTCTGAACTCGAAGAGGGAAAGAAATCGGAAGACTTCTTCGTTCTCCAAGCGGAACGATCCTACGAAAAAGCCGTAGACGTAGCGAAAGAATCGCTCGACCCTCACCACCCTCTTCGCCTTCAA GCCTGTCTTGCCTTGGCGAATTTTCTCAACGGAATCAAATTAGATAAAAAGGCGGCATTGTCTCTATCCAAGCAAGCCTTTGACG ACGCAATATCCCAGCTGGATTCCCTAAGCGATGCAAGCTACAAGGACAGTACGCTATTGATGGAACAACTCAAGGATTTCTTGTGGAAGCTATCCCCATCTGAAG TTCTTGGATGTTTAGTTGTTAGAGGTGACAGGCCTGACGTGTCGGCAGTCGCTTCTTTTGATATTAAAAAGCGTCGTCTATCTGCTGGACAACTCGTGGCTCGATCTGCTCAaccccctcctcctcctcctccccctctcCCTCCCCCTTCCTCTCTACCTCCCTCTGAGGATCTAATAGACGATCTTTTTGACATGGACTATCAAAGTCTTGTCATCGATACGGGAATATCTTCAGTGAAA gCTGGTTTTGCCGGCGATGACGCGCCAAGAGCCGAGTTCCCGGCCCTCGTTGGTCGACCACGACATCAG GGCGTTATGGTTGGAATGGGACAGAAGGACAGCTACGTCGGGGAAGAGGCTGTTTCGAAACGGGGAATACTGACGATGAGGAGTCCGTTTGAGTTGCCACGTCGAGTCCAGAAGGACACCGCGGCGGTGGCGGAAAAACCTAAagctaaaaagaagaagaacgtttCCGAAAGACGTTCGCACA tgCTTCCTGTTTCTGATTTAATGGAGGAAACCGTCTCTAAAGAATCAGCGACAG ACGAGATTTATGATGATGTGGGCGCTAGCGACGATAATTTCGCTTCTTATGCATTGAAAAAGGAGG CGGTGGCAAATGAAACTACGGTTCAAtatcagcagcagcagcctcTTCAAGGTCAGAAGGGAGCGTTGGAGCGTAGTACTAATTTTGCtaaaaaactcaaaaaagCTCGAGAAATACGTTTAAAAA AGCTTCTAAtggaagaaacagaagaaataGCAAGAGCAGTCGCAG AATTCTCTTTGGATGAATCGCTGGACGATTTCTTGGCGTTGGAAAACAAAG CTGATCTTCCTGTGAGGTCATCAAAGGGTGCAAGAATGGCATATGAAGGACGTGTGGATCAACAGCCGAAAATTCAAATGTTTCAAGAACAAATAGCTGCAACTG AAGGAATTCTGCAACAGTCAATAGCTATGACATCAAATGttcgtttttcaaatcaGAAGGAAGAATTGTCTAGAAGAGCAA GTTTTCAAAGcagcgatgacgatgacgacaatcTTTATTCCG TGCCAGCAGCGAGTCCATCCTACTCTCCAACAAGTCCAGTTTATGCTGCCGTAACCCCTCAACTCTTCGCTGGTAAATCGTTGCTAAAAG cTAAGCCGCGCCCGAAACAAGCCGCTTTACCacgaaaaatgaaaatgatgtCACGGCTTTCTGCAG ACTCAAGCGTCTTCCCAGCACCAGGAgctcctccgcctccaccTGCTCCTTCTATTGCTTCAGTAGCGATgcgagcagcagcagcaccgcGGCCTCCAACGTCTGGACGATCCA CAGGGGCAGGTccacctccgccgccgccaccaaTGCTTTCAATGCCTCAAAGACGACTCG CAGGTGGGCCTCCGCCACCTCCATCAATGCTTCGACGATCCA CAGTGGACAGATCTTTGGATGGTCTACCGCCGGCATTAGAGCcttcaaaggagaaagcgaaGGAAATTG ACGATGGGTGGATACCAGCAAGAAAAATGACATCTGCAAGAAGAGGAGTAGTTGCAAAAGAAAGTGAACGACGTGAAAGTGACCGGGATTTTGATTCCAGAG GTGGAGGTAGAGGTGATCTCCTGTCTCAAATCAAGAAGGGTTCATCCGCTAAAAGAGCGCAAACGGCaccagaagaagaaattaaaCGACGTTATCGGTTTGTGTCAAAGCTTGCAGACAAACGCGATGAAGACAGAC AGCCAACGCTATTTGGAGGCGGTGGAGGCGGAAGTAGAGGCGGTCTCCTATCTCAAATCAAACAGGGCGCAAAACTGAAGAAGTCAGTTGAGGAAAAAGCACAAGAGGCATCACCTA AACGTCAGTCGGCAGTCGAACATCTAAAAGCTTCACTTTCCGCACGTCGTTCGGCAGTAGAAACCG AAAAGAGCACGAATCAAGGCTGGTTAGGGTTTGTTTCATTAGATgatggagaaaaagaagaggaagagtcGTCAGATTGGTCAGGTTGGTCTGGAAGTGACGCTGAAAACgaacaagaaaacgaagctggagaatttgaagatgaagaaaaaccTAAAGTGCTCGTGACCGCCGACTCAATACCAAAAATCTTCTCATTCCAAAACCAG CTTGGCTACTGGGAGCTCAATGATTCAGTCTGTTCTCTTCTTGGTATCAATTGTCATTCCCTTCTCGAACAAATCCACTCAGCGGGAATCAAGAGCCTCGGATCCACTCTCTACGAAGATAGCCTTAGATTATTCGCCACTGCTCTAGTACTCGTCTACCTTAACCTCCATTTCCAATCACAGTTTCCCATGCAATCGAATAtccattttgacgtcagcaaagtcgacgtcaagTGGCGTCATCGAGTCCAAAAAGCCGTTGATTGGTTTCACGAGACGGATAGAGCGATTCCTTCGctctgtcgtcgtcttgagcTCGGATCAAATTACGAGGCATTTGCAAGACAAATTTTAGCGTAG